A genomic window from Pirellulales bacterium includes:
- the rpoC gene encoding DNA-directed RNA polymerase subunit beta', translated as MSSVGETSYDRINDYASVKISLARPHDIRSWSFGEVKKPETINYRTYRPEKDGLFCERIFGPEKDWECACGKYRGMKYKGMICDRCGVKITHSRVRRKRMGHIELAAPVVHIWFFKAMPSRLGNLLDMKTTSLEKVIYFQDYVVTKQGDTPLKQRQLLTEEEYRAAREQHGEGSFEADMGAEAVRKLLMELDLVQLSKDLREELNTTGSKQKQKDLINRLKIVESIRDSDNKPEWMVLDVIPVIPPDLRPLVLLDSGNFATSDLNDLYRRIINRNNRLKKLVDLNAPEVIIRNEKRMLQQSVDALFDNNRCKRPVLGSSNRPLKSLTDMIKGKQGRFRENLLGKRVDYSARSVIVVGPSLRLHSCGLPKKIALELYQPFIIRRLKELGHADTIKSAKKMLERKDEEVWDILEEVIHNHPVLLNRAPTLHRMGIQAFEPVLVEGNAIKLHPLVCKGFNADFDGDQMAVHLPLSIEAQVEAHTLLMSTNNIFSPANGAPIISPSQDIVMGCYYMTMSLPEDRGDGMIFSSMDEVQLAYSLFKIGTHAKIKVKLPPHRRLKGDGDSEGSAPGAIINTTVGRVMFNSTLPKGMPFYNIPMRSSELSRVISDCYQLLGRRATIDLLDELNRTGFRESTRSGLSFATDDLITPANKGKIIGEAERQVLKILKLYQKGVITEGERYNQVLDAWTHARERITTEMMSELETDYRRPGFVNSIYLMAHSGARGGVEQIRQLAGMRGLMAKPSGKIIETPIKANFREGLSVLEYFSSTHGARKGLADTALKTADSGYLTRKLADVAQNVVITMEDCGTTQGITKGVIYRGEKVEVRLADSIRGRVSRTNIVNPITDEVIVREGDLITIEIGRRIEELGLEKIQVRSPMTCDASLGCCRLCYGMDLSTGSLVEEGMAVGIIAAQSIGEPGTQLTMRTFHIGGTAARAVEESEIRAKKGGVVQCTRLKVVRNDAGQQVVLSRNGEILLLDPKGRELEKYEIPAGANLMVEEGSEVKPGVVLCQWDPHSIPILAEVAGKVRFEDVIEGETMRLEKDPGGHVRRLIMEHKGDLHPQIIIEDTSGKILDFYYLPEKANIEVNEGDLISAGTLVAKQSREASGTQDITGGLPRVTEIFEARKPKEPAVIAEIDGVVELLGEKRRGKRTIIVRSESGIEREHLVSHGKHLRVHAGDFVRAGEALVDGPLVPHDILRISGEEAVQQYLTREIQNVYRSQRVEINDKHIEIIVAQMLRKLRIESVGDTGLLPGSIMDRFEFRKVNQDLLKCVRITEKGDSDFAAGSIVPKDALEQVNAQIEALGGEAARGTKPKGATASTQLLGITKAAVQSSSFISAASFQETTKVLTEAALAGKVDRLVGLKENVILGHLVPAGTGFRTFQEAEVRIRPEALEALAVEKQRVLTRAFPLLDSATPEGAHGETNGGPAPAERSDSAPATPSSLDALLGGEGASE; from the coding sequence GTGAGCAGCGTCGGCGAAACCTCCTACGATCGCATCAACGACTACGCCTCGGTCAAAATCAGCCTTGCGCGACCGCACGACATTCGTAGCTGGTCGTTCGGCGAGGTGAAGAAGCCCGAGACGATCAACTACCGTACGTACCGTCCGGAAAAGGACGGCCTCTTCTGCGAGCGCATCTTCGGTCCGGAGAAGGACTGGGAGTGCGCCTGCGGCAAGTACCGCGGCATGAAGTACAAGGGCATGATCTGCGATCGCTGCGGCGTGAAGATCACGCACAGCCGCGTGCGCCGCAAACGCATGGGCCACATCGAGCTGGCCGCGCCGGTCGTGCATATCTGGTTCTTCAAGGCGATGCCCAGCCGGTTGGGCAATCTGCTCGACATGAAGACGACCAGTCTCGAGAAGGTGATCTACTTCCAGGACTACGTCGTCACGAAGCAGGGGGATACGCCCCTCAAGCAGCGCCAACTGCTGACCGAGGAAGAGTACCGTGCCGCGCGCGAGCAGCACGGCGAAGGCTCGTTCGAAGCCGACATGGGGGCCGAGGCGGTCCGCAAGCTGCTCATGGAGCTCGACCTGGTGCAGTTGTCGAAGGACCTGCGCGAGGAGCTCAACACGACCGGCTCGAAGCAGAAGCAAAAGGACCTGATCAACCGGCTGAAGATCGTCGAGTCGATCCGCGACAGCGACAACAAGCCGGAGTGGATGGTGCTCGACGTCATCCCGGTCATTCCCCCCGATCTGCGTCCGCTCGTGCTGCTCGACTCGGGCAATTTTGCCACGAGCGATCTGAACGATCTCTACCGCCGCATCATCAATCGCAACAACCGGCTCAAGAAGCTGGTCGATCTGAACGCGCCGGAAGTGATCATTCGCAACGAAAAGCGCATGCTGCAGCAGTCGGTCGACGCGCTGTTCGACAACAACCGCTGCAAGCGCCCGGTGCTCGGTTCGAGCAACCGCCCGCTCAAGTCGCTGACCGACATGATCAAGGGCAAGCAGGGCCGTTTCCGCGAAAACCTGCTCGGCAAGCGCGTCGATTACTCGGCCCGTAGCGTGATCGTCGTGGGTCCCAGCCTGCGTCTGCACTCGTGCGGCCTGCCGAAGAAGATCGCGCTCGAGCTGTACCAGCCGTTCATCATCCGCCGCCTGAAGGAACTCGGCCACGCCGATACCATCAAGAGCGCCAAGAAGATGCTCGAGCGGAAGGACGAGGAAGTCTGGGATATTCTCGAAGAGGTGATTCACAATCACCCGGTGCTGTTGAATCGTGCTCCCACGCTGCACCGCATGGGCATTCAGGCCTTCGAGCCGGTGCTGGTCGAAGGCAACGCGATCAAGCTGCACCCGCTCGTGTGCAAGGGCTTCAACGCCGACTTCGACGGCGACCAGATGGCGGTTCACCTGCCGCTGTCGATCGAGGCGCAGGTCGAGGCGCACACGCTGTTGATGTCGACGAACAACATCTTCAGCCCCGCCAACGGCGCGCCGATCATCAGTCCCTCGCAGGACATCGTGATGGGTTGCTACTACATGACCATGTCGCTGCCCGAGGACCGGGGAGATGGCATGATCTTCAGCTCGATGGACGAGGTGCAACTCGCCTACTCGCTGTTCAAGATCGGCACCCACGCCAAGATCAAGGTCAAGCTGCCGCCGCATCGCCGCTTGAAGGGAGATGGCGACTCCGAGGGCTCCGCGCCGGGCGCCATCATCAACACGACCGTCGGCCGCGTCATGTTCAACTCGACGCTGCCCAAGGGAATGCCCTTCTACAACATCCCGATGCGATCGAGCGAGCTGTCGCGCGTCATCTCGGACTGCTACCAGTTGCTCGGTCGCCGCGCGACGATCGACCTGCTCGACGAGCTCAACCGCACGGGCTTCCGCGAAAGCACCCGCAGCGGTCTGTCGTTCGCCACGGACGATCTGATCACCCCGGCCAACAAGGGGAAGATCATCGGCGAGGCCGAGCGCCAGGTGCTCAAGATTCTCAAGCTCTATCAGAAGGGCGTGATCACCGAAGGGGAGCGTTACAACCAGGTGCTGGACGCCTGGACGCATGCCCGCGAGCGCATCACGACTGAAATGATGAGCGAGCTGGAGACCGACTACCGCCGGCCCGGCTTCGTGAACTCGATCTACCTGATGGCGCACTCCGGTGCCCGCGGTGGCGTCGAGCAGATTCGTCAGTTGGCCGGCATGCGTGGTTTGATGGCCAAGCCGTCGGGCAAGATCATCGAAACGCCGATCAAGGCGAACTTCCGCGAAGGCCTTTCGGTGCTCGAGTACTTCAGCTCGACGCACGGTGCCCGCAAGGGTCTGGCCGATACGGCCCTCAAGACGGCCGACTCGGGCTACCTCACCCGCAAGCTGGCGGACGTGGCGCAGAACGTCGTGATCACGATGGAAGACTGCGGCACGACGCAAGGCATCACGAAGGGGGTCATCTACCGCGGCGAAAAGGTCGAGGTACGTCTGGCCGACTCGATTCGCGGCCGCGTCAGCCGTACGAACATCGTCAACCCGATCACCGACGAGGTGATCGTGCGAGAAGGTGATCTGATCACGATCGAGATCGGCCGCCGCATCGAGGAACTGGGTCTCGAAAAGATTCAGGTTCGCAGCCCGATGACGTGCGACGCCTCGCTCGGTTGCTGCCGCTTGTGCTACGGCATGGATCTCTCGACCGGTTCGCTGGTCGAAGAGGGGATGGCCGTGGGCATCATCGCGGCCCAGAGCATCGGCGAGCCGGGTACCCAGCTTACGATGCGTACGTTCCACATCGGTGGCACGGCCGCCCGCGCGGTGGAAGAGAGCGAGATCCGCGCCAAGAAGGGTGGTGTCGTGCAGTGTACCCGTTTGAAGGTGGTGCGCAACGACGCCGGCCAGCAGGTGGTGCTCAGCCGCAACGGCGAAATCCTGTTGCTCGATCCGAAGGGGCGCGAGCTGGAGAAGTACGAGATTCCAGCCGGTGCGAACCTGATGGTCGAGGAAGGCTCCGAGGTGAAGCCCGGCGTCGTCCTCTGCCAGTGGGACCCGCACAGCATCCCGATCCTGGCCGAGGTGGCCGGTAAGGTCCGCTTCGAAGATGTCATCGAAGGCGAAACGATGCGTCTCGAGAAGGATCCGGGCGGTCACGTGCGGCGCCTGATTATGGAGCACAAGGGGGACCTGCATCCGCAGATCATCATCGAAGACACCTCGGGCAAGATTCTCGACTTCTACTACCTGCCCGAAAAAGCCAACATCGAGGTGAACGAGGGGGATCTGATCTCGGCCGGTACGCTGGTGGCGAAGCAGTCGCGCGAAGCGTCCGGTACGCAGGACATCACGGGCGGTCTGCCGCGCGTGACGGAAATCTTCGAGGCACGCAAGCCGAAGGAACCGGCGGTCATCGCCGAGATCGACGGCGTCGTCGAGTTGCTCGGCGAGAAACGCCGCGGCAAGCGTACGATCATCGTCCGCAGCGAAAGCGGCATCGAACGCGAACATCTCGTCTCGCACGGCAAGCACTTGCGCGTCCACGCGGGTGACTTCGTGCGGGCCGGCGAGGCGCTGGTCGATGGCCCGCTCGTGCCGCACGACATTCTGCGCATCTCGGGCGAAGAAGCAGTGCAGCAGTACCTCACCCGCGAGATTCAGAACGTCTATCGCAGCCAGCGCGTCGAGATCAACGACAAGCACATCGAGATCATCGTCGCCCAGATGTTGCGGAAGCTGCGGATCGAGTCGGTGGGCGATACCGGCCTGTTGCCGGGGAGCATCATGGACCGGTTCGAGTTCCGCAAGGTGAACCAGGACCTGCTCAAGTGCGTGAGGATCACGGAGAAGGGGGACAGCGACTTTGCCGCCGGCTCGATCGTGCCGAAAGACGCGCTCGAGCAGGTGAACGCCCAGATCGAGGCGCTCGGTGGCGAGGCGGCCCGCGGGACGAAGCCCAAGGGGGCCACGGCCAGCACGCAATTGTTGGGCATCACCAAGGCGGCGGTGCAAAGCTCGAGCTTCATCTCGGCGGCCAGCTTCCAGGAAACGACCAAGGTGCTGACCGAGGCGGCGTTGGCCGGCAAGGTCGACCGCCTGGTGGGTCTGAAAGAGAATGTGATCCTGGGGCACCTGGTGCCGGCCGGTACCGGTTTCCGGACCTTCCAAGAGGCCGAAGTCCGCATTCGACCCGAGGCGCTCGAGGCGCTGGCGGTCGAGAAGCAGAGGGTGCTCACGCGTGCCTTCCCGCTGCTCGATTCCGCCACTCCCGAGGGGGCCCACGGCGAAACGAACGGTGGCCCCGCCCCGGCGGAACGGAGCGATTCGGCTCCGGCCACGCCCAGCTCGCTCGACGCCCTGCTGGGGGGCGAGGGGGCCAGCGAGTAA
- the rpsL gene encoding 30S ribosomal protein S12, producing MPTINQLVRNRRRQPRKFSKSPVLDKCPQKRGVCLQVKTMTPKKPNSALRKIARVRLSNGKEVTVYIPGEGHTLQEHSIVLVRGGRVRDLPGVRYHIVRGTLDCLGVANRKQSRSLYGAKKS from the coding sequence ATGCCGACGATCAATCAATTGGTGCGGAATCGCCGTCGCCAGCCGCGCAAGTTCAGCAAGTCGCCCGTCTTGGACAAGTGTCCGCAAAAACGGGGCGTCTGCTTGCAGGTCAAGACGATGACCCCGAAGAAGCCGAACTCCGCGCTCCGCAAGATCGCGCGCGTGCGGCTCTCGAACGGGAAGGAAGTCACCGTCTATATCCCGGGCGAAGGTCACACGCTGCAGGAACACTCGATCGTGCTCGTGCGCGGCGGCCGTGTCCGCGACCTGCCGGGCGTGCGTTACCACATCGTCCGCGGCACGCTCGACTGCCTGGGCGTGGCCAATCGCAAGCAATCGCGCAGCCTGTACGGCGCCAAGAAGAGCTAA
- the rpsG gene encoding 30S ribosomal protein S7, which produces MGRITASRKQLTPDPLYGSLLASKFINCLMYDGKKSVAQSVFYNALESVRERVPGVEPIEVFTQAVENVKPSVEVRSRRVGGAAYQVPMQVNRTRQQSLAIRWLLLAVREKKGRAMEEKLADELVAAYNREGAAVTRRENVHRMADANKAFAHFAW; this is translated from the coding sequence ATGGGTCGTATTACCGCCAGTCGCAAACAGCTTACGCCCGATCCACTTTACGGGTCGCTGTTGGCGAGCAAGTTCATCAATTGCCTGATGTACGACGGCAAGAAGAGCGTTGCCCAGAGCGTGTTCTATAACGCGCTCGAAAGTGTCCGCGAGCGCGTGCCCGGCGTCGAGCCGATCGAGGTCTTCACCCAGGCGGTCGAGAACGTGAAGCCGTCGGTCGAAGTCCGCTCACGCCGCGTCGGTGGCGCCGCGTATCAGGTGCCGATGCAGGTGAATCGCACGCGACAGCAGTCGCTGGCCATTCGTTGGCTGTTGCTGGCGGTGCGTGAGAAGAAGGGACGCGCCATGGAGGAGAAGCTGGCCGACGAGCTGGTGGCCGCTTACAACCGCGAAGGCGCCGCCGTCACCCGTCGCGAGAACGTGCATCGCATGGCCGACGCGAACAAGGCTTTCGCTCACTTCGCCTGGTAA
- the fusA gene encoding elongation factor G, translated as MARQLENLRNIGIIAHIDAGKTTVTERMLYYTGASHKMGEVDKGTTNTDFDPEEQQRGITIYAACVTFTWGGVVVNLIDTPGHVDFTAEVERSLRVLDGGVVVFSAREGVEAQSETVWRQADKYHVPRIAFINKMDREGADFERTLEEIRTRLESNPIAVQIPVGAGPPHLKEHFRGIVDLVGMKLLTFPKESLGKDIQVSEIPPELTDEADLWRSQMLDQLFNYSNELAELMLAEEPVPQELMIRVLREATLHQLIVPVFCGSALDYVGIQPLLDGVARYLPSPADVPPVEGKNPKSKQAEAVIERKPSVGEPFCGLVFKIEAEKHGDLHFVRVYSGELAAGKRVYNPGKDKKENISQLWHIQADRRQQVESVEAGDIVGVIGLRSSVTGDTICDAQHPILLESIAFPETVIAMAIEPESSAERKKLAETLEMMKRQDPTFQARENEDTGQTLISGMGELHLEIIKNKLLRDFNLNVRVHKPRVSYRETVGKRVEVTGECHRQLAGAMHFAELRVRIEPFESPDKPVLVTAEPKVGEKLGENFLKAALEVLSEQAAGGGSLGFPLMKAKFTILGGETREGESTELAFRHAAADAFQKGLQEAGIVLLEPIMRLEIVTPEENLGDFVSDLQQRRAIIQDTQARGRNTVIEAEAPLANLFGYSNAMRSLSQGRASCSMEPAAYGPAPPEVLESFF; from the coding sequence ATGGCTCGCCAGCTCGAAAACCTGCGCAACATCGGCATCATCGCCCACATCGATGCCGGCAAGACCACCGTCACCGAGCGGATGCTTTACTACACGGGCGCCAGCCACAAGATGGGCGAGGTCGACAAGGGGACGACGAACACCGACTTCGACCCCGAAGAGCAGCAGCGCGGCATCACGATCTACGCGGCGTGCGTCACGTTCACCTGGGGGGGCGTGGTCGTCAACCTGATCGATACGCCGGGGCACGTCGACTTCACGGCCGAGGTCGAACGTAGCCTCCGCGTCCTCGACGGCGGCGTGGTCGTCTTCAGCGCGCGCGAAGGGGTCGAGGCCCAGAGCGAGACGGTCTGGCGCCAGGCCGACAAGTACCACGTGCCGCGCATCGCCTTCATCAACAAGATGGATCGCGAGGGGGCGGACTTCGAACGCACGCTCGAGGAGATTCGCACCCGACTCGAGTCGAATCCGATTGCCGTGCAGATCCCGGTCGGCGCGGGGCCGCCGCACCTCAAGGAGCATTTCCGCGGCATCGTCGATCTGGTCGGGATGAAATTGCTCACGTTCCCCAAGGAATCGTTGGGCAAGGATATCCAGGTTAGCGAGATTCCGCCGGAGTTGACCGATGAAGCTGACTTGTGGCGCTCGCAGATGTTGGACCAGTTGTTCAACTACAGCAATGAGCTGGCCGAATTGATGCTGGCCGAAGAGCCGGTGCCCCAGGAGTTGATGATCCGCGTGCTGCGCGAGGCGACGCTGCACCAATTGATCGTGCCGGTGTTCTGCGGCTCGGCGCTCGACTACGTGGGTATTCAGCCGCTGCTCGACGGCGTGGCGCGCTATCTGCCGAGCCCCGCGGACGTGCCACCGGTCGAAGGCAAGAACCCGAAGTCGAAGCAGGCCGAGGCGGTCATCGAGCGCAAGCCGAGCGTCGGCGAGCCCTTTTGCGGACTGGTCTTCAAAATCGAGGCCGAGAAGCACGGCGACTTGCATTTCGTGCGCGTCTATTCGGGCGAGCTGGCGGCGGGCAAACGCGTCTACAACCCGGGCAAGGACAAGAAAGAAAACATCAGCCAGCTCTGGCATATCCAGGCCGATCGCCGGCAACAGGTCGAAAGCGTCGAGGCGGGCGATATCGTGGGGGTGATCGGGCTGCGCAGCTCGGTCACCGGCGACACGATTTGTGACGCTCAGCACCCGATCCTGCTCGAATCGATCGCCTTCCCCGAGACGGTGATCGCCATGGCGATCGAGCCCGAGAGTTCGGCCGAACGCAAGAAGCTGGCCGAAACGCTCGAGATGATGAAGCGGCAGGATCCCACGTTTCAGGCCCGCGAGAATGAGGATACCGGCCAGACGCTGATTAGCGGCATGGGGGAGCTGCATCTCGAGATCATCAAGAACAAGCTTTTGCGCGACTTCAACCTGAACGTGCGCGTTCACAAGCCGCGCGTCAGCTACCGCGAGACGGTCGGCAAGCGGGTCGAGGTCACGGGCGAATGCCATCGGCAGTTGGCCGGCGCCATGCACTTTGCCGAGCTGCGGGTGCGGATCGAGCCGTTCGAGTCCCCCGACAAACCGGTTCTCGTGACGGCCGAGCCGAAGGTGGGCGAAAAGCTGGGAGAGAACTTCCTCAAGGCGGCCCTGGAGGTGCTCAGTGAGCAGGCCGCCGGCGGCGGATCGCTGGGGTTCCCGTTGATGAAGGCGAAGTTCACCATTTTGGGGGGCGAAACGCGGGAAGGGGAGTCGACCGAGTTGGCCTTCCGGCATGCGGCGGCCGACGCGTTTCAGAAGGGTTTGCAGGAGGCGGGCATTGTGCTCCTGGAACCGATCATGCGGCTGGAGATCGTCACGCCCGAGGAAAATCTGGGCGATTTTGTCAGCGATTTGCAGCAGCGTCGGGCGATTATTCAGGACACGCAGGCGCGCGGACGCAACACGGTGATCGAGGCCGAGGCGCCACTGGCGAACTTGTTCGGATATTCGAACGCGATGCGGAGCCTGAGCCAGGGCAGGGCGAGCTGCTCGATGGAGCCGGCCGCGTACGGTCCGGCCCCACCAGAGGTGCTGGAGAGCTTCTTTTAG
- the rpsJ gene encoding 30S ribosomal protein S10, with protein sequence MSGHSSETIRIRMEAYDHAVLDQSAAEIVDTAKRTGSEVHGPIPLPTRIERYTVLSGPHVDKKARQQFEIRTHKRVIDIVQSTAKTIEALNKLSLPAGVDIKIKASSRH encoded by the coding sequence GTGTCTGGTCATTCGAGTGAAACGATCCGCATCCGCATGGAAGCTTACGATCATGCGGTCTTGGACCAGAGCGCGGCGGAAATCGTCGATACGGCCAAGCGTACGGGCAGCGAGGTCCACGGACCGATCCCCTTGCCGACCCGCATCGAGCGCTACACGGTGCTCTCGGGTCCGCACGTGGATAAGAAGGCCCGGCAGCAGTTCGAGATTCGCACGCACAAGCGTGTGATCGACATCGTGCAGTCGACGGCCAAGACCATCGAGGCGCTGAACAAGCTCAGCTTGCCGGCGGGGGTGGATATCAAGATCAAGGCGTCGAGTCGGCATTAG
- the rplC gene encoding 50S ribosomal protein L3, with translation MAIGLLGRKVGTTQIFDEAGHVVPVTVIEAGPCHVLQIRTAERDGYEAVQLGFADKPRRLAIRSQRGHVAKLDSKRTKKRGAAGVELLPKADCEPKRFVREIRGAAGELAVGQEVGVGVLQDVKSVDITGTSKGRGTAGVMKRHNFAGQRATHGVKKCHRMPGSIGRSAFPSRVQKGHPMAGRYGNAKSTMRNIKVVRVDTENNLLLVRGAVPGPNGGFVVIRTTNKV, from the coding sequence ATGGCGATTGGACTACTCGGCCGCAAGGTCGGGACAACTCAGATATTTGATGAAGCAGGGCATGTCGTCCCGGTGACGGTGATCGAGGCCGGCCCCTGCCATGTGCTCCAGATTCGCACTGCCGAGCGCGACGGCTATGAGGCCGTGCAGCTCGGCTTCGCCGACAAGCCTCGTCGCCTGGCGATTCGCAGCCAGCGCGGTCATGTCGCCAAGCTCGACAGCAAGCGGACCAAGAAGCGTGGCGCCGCGGGGGTCGAGTTGCTCCCCAAGGCGGATTGCGAGCCCAAGCGTTTTGTCCGCGAGATTCGCGGCGCGGCGGGGGAGCTTGCCGTGGGCCAAGAGGTTGGTGTCGGCGTTCTGCAAGACGTCAAGTCGGTCGACATCACCGGCACGAGCAAGGGGCGCGGTACCGCCGGTGTCATGAAACGGCATAACTTTGCCGGTCAGCGGGCTACCCACGGTGTGAAGAAGTGTCACCGTATGCCGGGCTCGATTGGCCGCAGTGCCTTCCCTAGCCGAGTGCAGAAGGGCCATCCCATGGCCGGTCGCTACGGCAATGCCAAGAGCACCATGCGCAACATCAAGGTGGTGCGGGTCGATACGGAAAATAATTTGCTGCTCGTCCGCGGCGCTGTGCCCGGGCCGAACGGCGGTTTTGTGGTCATTCGCACGACGAACAAGGTGTAG
- the rplD gene encoding 50S ribosomal protein L4, with the protein MVSLPVFDRAGKEVGRYEFDPAEFAPRINKQLLHDAVVMYQANLRQGSFRSKSRAEVAGSTKKMYRQKGTGNARAGSRRSGVRRGGGHIFAKRPRDFSYRLPRKMLQAATRMAVASKLRSQQVTVIDDLSFSTPRTKDMAAIIKALKLEGGSLLVTTAAHDANVYRSARNIARVSVSPAAELNALDVLSPRRMLVTKAALDALRAKSKA; encoded by the coding sequence ATGGTCAGCTTGCCAGTCTTCGATCGAGCGGGCAAAGAGGTGGGTCGCTACGAGTTCGACCCCGCCGAATTCGCTCCGCGCATCAACAAGCAGCTTCTGCACGATGCGGTTGTGATGTACCAGGCGAATCTCCGCCAGGGCTCGTTCCGCTCGAAGAGCCGTGCCGAGGTGGCCGGCTCGACGAAGAAGATGTATCGCCAGAAGGGTACGGGCAATGCCCGGGCCGGTTCGCGTCGCAGCGGTGTTCGTCGTGGCGGCGGTCACATCTTCGCCAAGCGTCCGCGCGATTTCAGCTATCGCCTGCCGCGCAAGATGTTGCAGGCGGCGACGCGGATGGCGGTTGCTTCGAAGCTTCGCAGCCAGCAGGTGACGGTGATCGACGATTTGTCGTTCTCGACGCCGCGCACGAAGGACATGGCCGCGATCATCAAGGCCCTGAAGCTCGAAGGTGGCAGCCTGCTGGTCACCACGGCGGCGCACGACGCGAACGTCTATCGCAGCGCTCGCAACATCGCCCGGGTATCGGTTTCGCCGGCTGCGGAGCTCAATGCCCTCGATGTGTTGTCCCCCCGCCGCATGCTGGTCACCAAGGCGGCGCTCGACGCGCTGCGTGCGAAGTCGAAGGCATAA
- the rplW gene encoding 50S ribosomal protein L23 — protein sequence MARQVNETSLTLEPHQVLVRPLVTEKGVHRSSRHNAYAFEVNRLATKDDVRRAVEEMFEVKVIGVNTQNRKGKARRSRFRAGRTRDWKKAIVKLDSEHRIDFF from the coding sequence ATGGCCCGCCAAGTCAATGAAACCAGTCTCACGCTCGAGCCGCACCAGGTGCTGGTCCGTCCGCTCGTGACCGAAAAAGGTGTGCATCGCTCGTCGCGGCACAATGCCTATGCCTTCGAGGTCAATCGACTGGCGACGAAGGACGATGTCCGCCGCGCCGTCGAAGAGATGTTCGAGGTGAAGGTCATCGGCGTGAACACGCAGAACCGCAAGGGCAAGGCTCGCCGCAGCCGGTTTCGCGCCGGCCGCACCCGCGATTGGAAGAAGGCGATCGTAAAGCTCGATTCGGAGCATCGCATCGACTTCTTCTAA
- the rplB gene encoding 50S ribosomal protein L2: protein MGIRRYNPTSPGRRGASVSDFAEITKGARPEKSLLVPKRKTGGRNNQGKITARHRGGGHKRMYRLIDFRRNKDGVPARVASIQYDPNRSARIALLHYVDGEKRYIVAPVGLEVGVEVMSGPEAPPSVGNCLPLKNIPLGIAIHNIELQPGRGARLCRSAGVGATLAARDADWAQITLPSGEIRRVPANCRATIGVVGNADHMNVVLGKAGRTRWLGRRPHVRGTAMNPIDHPHGGGEGRTKGGRHPVSPTGKSAKGGATRNRRKPSNAAIVRRRRSRRYGLLKLIK from the coding sequence ATGGGAATTCGACGCTACAACCCGACCTCGCCCGGACGACGCGGCGCTTCGGTCAGTGACTTCGCCGAGATTACCAAGGGCGCGCGCCCGGAGAAGAGCCTGCTCGTCCCGAAGCGCAAGACGGGGGGTCGCAATAACCAGGGCAAGATCACCGCGCGTCATCGTGGTGGTGGTCACAAGCGGATGTATCGCCTGATCGACTTCCGCCGCAACAAGGATGGCGTGCCGGCCCGCGTGGCCTCGATCCAGTACGATCCGAACCGCAGTGCCCGAATCGCCCTGTTGCACTATGTCGACGGCGAGAAGCGTTACATCGTCGCCCCGGTGGGTCTCGAGGTCGGCGTCGAGGTGATGAGCGGTCCCGAGGCGCCCCCGTCGGTGGGCAACTGCCTCCCGCTGAAGAACATTCCGTTGGGGATCGCCATTCACAACATCGAGCTGCAGCCTGGTCGCGGTGCTCGTCTCTGTCGTTCGGCGGGTGTGGGGGCGACGCTGGCTGCCCGCGATGCCGACTGGGCGCAGATCACGCTGCCGAGCGGCGAAATTCGTCGCGTGCCGGCCAACTGCCGCGCCACGATCGGGGTCGTCGGCAACGCCGACCACATGAACGTGGTGTTGGGCAAGGCGGGCCGCACGCGTTGGCTCGGTCGCCGCCCGCACGTGCGTGGCACGGCGATGAATCCGATCGACCATCCGCACGGTGGTGGTGAAGGCCGTACGAAGGGTGGGCGTCACCCGGTCAGTCCGACCGGCAAGTCGGCCAAGGGTGGTGCCACGCGTAACCGCCGCAAGCCATCGAATGCCGCGATCGTGCGTCGTCGCCGTTCGCGCCGCTATGGCCTGTTGAAGCTGATCAAGTAA
- the rpsS gene encoding 30S ribosomal protein S19 codes for MGRSLKKGPFVDPKLYLKVERLNETGAKEPIKTWARACTIVPEFVGHTFMVHNGRNHERVFVTEEMVGHKLGEFSPTRTFRGHGSKGKR; via the coding sequence ATGGGACGCTCGCTCAAGAAGGGACCGTTCGTTGACCCGAAGCTCTACCTCAAGGTCGAGCGATTGAACGAAACGGGGGCGAAGGAACCGATCAAGACTTGGGCTCGCGCCTGCACGATCGTGCCGGAGTTCGTCGGGCATACGTTCATGGTCCACAACGGCCGAAATCACGAGCGCGTTTTCGTGACCGAGGAGATGGTGGGGCACAAGCTGGGCGAGTTTTCCCCGACCCGCACTTTCCGTGGTCACGGCAGCAAGGGCAAGCGTTAG